Genomic segment of Citrus sinensis cultivar Valencia sweet orange chromosome 7, DVS_A1.0, whole genome shotgun sequence:
TTGATGGAGGCCTCTGATTTTTTAAATCGCATTTTCCTTTGTGATTGATATATCATACCAAAGTCAAGTCTTAAATACTGCTGTCATATGTTAAGGTTCAACTTCCATTTTGATTAACGTCGATTTGCTACTGCTTCCAAAAGTGAGAATGAGATACTTTGGTTAATTTCAGTAGTTGAACCCAATAGAGTACTTTATTTAGATCTTCATGGTTCAAAGGCCTGAAAAAACTTGCCGGTGTTTGCAAAATGACATTCTGTGCTTTTATTTAGActtattattaaagacaacATTTTGTTTCAGCCAAAAATGTTTGTTTCGATTAAAGActgattttatatttctattttgtaACTTGAAATAATTGGTCTGCCTGTTTCTGTTGCTTGATAACATGAATTTTTCCTTCTGAAGttaatttgatcaataaagTAATTCTTCGGAGAGGATATGCCCATTCTATAGTCATTTTCTTAGCTAACATGTTTTTTCTTCACTCTTCAGAGCATGTCTAAACTAATTGATCGCTCAGCGGAGACTTTGGGTGAGAAGACAAAATTTCTTGGTAAATCCTCTGAAAAGGTATGCATAATTCCCGAGTATTAAATAATCATTGGTCATAATTTTTGTACACGACTCTTTTTTTGGAGATCGTTAAAAGTGGTTGATGATCTATTTTGTAATATCATAGAGGGATCATgaattccttttcttttctgtggCTAGGCAACACTTTCGAGCCAAGCTAAGGAAATCTATTTTAGGTAATGTGAAAACCAGTTGTAGGATGTAATAGTTTATTATGCCCTGCCAATAACTTTTTGTATAATTGTCAGTTTAATGAATACAAGAGGAACTCTGTTGGCAAGTTCATCCATGATAGAtgctaaaattatttatgcataCCAGTTGCCTTAACTAATTTTTCTCAACACTGGTATTGAACAGGAAAATGAATATGCAATTTGTATATTGTGCCATTGTGGAGAATTTGGATATTCTTATTTAAGTAACAAGGAGAGTATTTGCCTCATCTTTAAACAATGAATCTTTGAGAAATGAGGAGTGGGTGATTGGCAGTGTCTTCATGTAaatgttcatttatttgtattttgaacTATTATGAGAATCTTTGTATGCCAAATTAGTAATACAAATGTTCAGATGATTTTTCCTGTTGATCATGCGTGTGTATCTGCACACAACCATTGTGTACCACTTTATTCTGATGCGCAAATATCTGTAGtttagaagaaaagaaataataatcatatattATTGCTTGGTTCATGATTATTAAACGATTATGGCTTTAGAAAATCCACAAATCCTTTGTGTTCATATATGAATGTGCGAAGTTCGCTATATCTTAGATTACCTTCTTCCAAGATAAcaagttcatatattttttaatcctttttcaTCACAGTTGAATTTCAAGTGTAAGTTTTGTTATTAATAGCTGGTTTCCtgttattatgatttcataaaCAGTAAGAGGATATGTGCTCTACTTTTGGAGGGCCTCCACATGAAAGAAAATTGCAACAATTGAATTCTTCCGGAGGGTAtggtatttaatttattttctcagcTTGTTGTAAGACTAATATATTTCCTTCAGTACGCACGGCATGGTGGGAAGGGTTTTTATTGAAACAGTTATGATATTTCTTAGACTTTGTTTTGGAAGGGGGTGGAGGGATTTCTCATCCATATATGGTTACTTGATTAGCTTTTGACTGTATTGTCTCCGTCGTGCAAAGGAAAATCCAAATACTAACGAAGGGGAATTGCTTAGGCACCCAAAGGACAGAAATGAATTACGGAAGGAAGTTTTTGCTGCTTTATTTAGTGCTGCTGAGAAATCTGATGGATTTCCTGAAATTACGGTGAAGACGGAGTGGAGGTCCAACGCATTAGGAAAGGTGGTGAGTGAACCGCCGGAGGAATTAGTACCAGAACACAAGGCTAATGTGGTGCACTGGCAGCAAGATGACCAGACCTGTATGTGCTCTTATATTAACTATATTGGCTGGATTTGTGAGTGTGTACATTTTTGTGTGTATACTCACTTTTGGATTTATGCATATTAACGTGTGTAGGATTCTCGATTTCTGCCACTTACTGGAGAACTAGTGGAAAGCTTTATACTGATATATGTGCTATATAACTAATGGAAACTACAATATGAATATTTTCTCTCACCTGGAGAACAGTGTAACTGATATAATTTGTGGCTCTGGAATACTGAAGATTCTGCAATAACTAATGGAAAATAtgatatgaatattttttctcaCCTGGAGAACTTTGTAACAGATACATTTTGTGCTGGAATGTCTAAAGAATGCTTCAGTTTAGATCAAATATCTTTTAGttagaaaagataaaattctCTGAATCTGAAAGACTGAAACATTTTGCATATTTCGTGAAAGGCAAGTATCTGTAGATACTAGCTCATGCATTGAGGTAATATCAATGTTAAAGAAAAACagcaataatttattatacaGAATTAGGTTCACTTGCTTTAAATGCTGGTCTGATCAACCATATCAACCTGTAATGGTCCTGCAGAAATATATATACGGGGAGAAACTAGCTAATTTTCCTTTCACTTATGGGTTTggtcttttttttcccctattTTTCAGCTTTCCTTCTCCTGAAGTATGTTAACAATTGCAGATAATGACGAAGAGGACCGCTTCCAGGCTCTTTGTAGAGCTGTGATGGAATATAGGGGCACAATGAAAGAATATTGTAAGGCTGTATGTACTTTCTCTCATGTCATTTATGTTTTCTCACACATTTTGTATATGCCCTGAACATGCAGCTTTGTATGTGTCAATTGCCTTTTACGTTTTAAAAGCCATAAAGTAAGAATACAGTTCCTTGTCAGGCTATTGATGCGTTCGCTCAGAAGGGTCATGTTCAAGCAGGAAAACTTCTAGAACAGGTAAGGTTTCCATCTACAGCCATCCATTGACAGCagatatattttcattaagcAGACACTGTTAGCATTCAAGATGCTGGCAGATTCACTTGATTCTTATTAGTTTGTTTAGTGGCAAACCATATAACCTGTATTTCAAAGCCAAGTTGTGCTATTGATTATGTTAACTTTATTGTTAACATAAAGTGATATGGAGGACATAATCAATGTAGGAAAATTAGGTGAAGAGATGATGTCAAATCTTGAACCTCTTACAAAGCTCCAAGTTCTTTACTTGAAGAAGCTGCCAAATTTGAAGAGCGTCTACTGGAAGGCATTTCCATTCCCAGATGTATGCAGAATTTTTGTATTAATGCCCAGTTCTTAAGAAGCTGCCACTGGATTTTCAAGGGGCGGGCCAAGGTAAAATTCTTATCAAGGGAAAGGAAGATTGGTGGAAAGAACTTCAATGGGAGGATCAAGCAACTCAGAATGCATTGCttccatttttcaaatcaactGACAAGTGATTGAAGGGGGcatcatcaacatcatcaaCTGGGATGGAGAGATTATGGAGCAGATCAGCAGGGTTTGTATATGATCTTTGGTGGTTGCTttcttttgtgattttttttttctcatttttttcccttcctgtcattttatcatttctttgTCTCGTTTTCTATTGCTGATGTTAGTGTATGCTTACTGTTGCTTGACAAAGTTTGCTTGCttcttgtttattaatttttttatggtcaCAAAATATTACTTGTTCTATTTGAGAGTGATGTgaatcaattttcaattatatattttatggtCAATGtgaattcaatttcatttgtCTCCtgcaattatttaaaaaatgcagAGTCATAATATGGAAAAGTCGACCGGCAAAAACTTTGTGAAAGCTTCGGAGTGAAACAGGGAATTCACTTACTAACAGGGAATTCACTTACTACTAAGGACAATTGGTGGCGAGCTATTCCATTCATTTTATGTCCATacatctatttaattattaaagataagtggtccatttgtaaatttcagaTTGTGTCTCTctgaaaataacaatatttaaaatgtctcttaaattattataaattttaattcactCTCGATTTAAAATGGAACATgctgatgaaattttttttcttcttaataaaattgaaataaattgtgtTTGCAGtagtttgaaatattttaaagattattattttataagggagtaatatgaaatgaaatttacttTTCATGCGTGAAATGTTGAAAAAGGACACAGCAAGTGTCCctgcttttattttatttcaaagtgGAGTCATCTCACATACTTTAACTCTATCGTTACAATTTTTCAggttacatttttatttatttatttattttcttttttacacaTGCATGTGGGTTACTTTTCCGTAAGCtccttaatatatatatttaacacAAATCATGGAAGAGATGGGAGTATATCAAGATGATCAAAgcatgaaacaaaaatatttaagaagtAAAACACTGAAAATAGAGAAGAGATGCAAGCAAAAGATATTCCAAAGAAAAGCAATCTATCTCCTTTCGAAGAATGTTATGGAAGAGTTGAACCCAGCGAAGAATGTTATGGAAGAGcaaattaatgatatttttgatAGAGTCTATTTGATTATGTAGCCTGAATAGATGTCTTGTTGAAAGATATCTCAGTGCATTAGTTCATCCTTGACTGTCAATGTGTTTTTAATggtttttccaaatttttattattatagattgattgtaaatttgatatgaatttAATGTTGAAATGTTTTCTCTTTAGTGGAATGAATTTAAAAGTGCAAAAGCTTATTGCACACAgagaaataaacatatatgctTTATAACTTTAGCAATCGATTCTTTTACAGCTGGAAACAGAGATGATGATTATCATAGGGGTGAAGAAAAGGACAAAAAATGTTAATGGTTAACGAAATTTCTATGCAAATTGATTTTAGCAGGAAAAAAGTGAGCTAAATGATCTTAATGTTCCACAAGAAAAAGCAAGATCTTAATGTTCCACAAAAgcgttatttatttttttttggtgagcCACGTGGAGCTCAATTATCATTGTCTTTACTTTAAAAacgttattttattttcttttattacaaattaatgcTAACAAGAAAAAGCAAGATATAATATTCCACAAAAGCAAATCGTAATATTCCACAGAGGAGTAAGATCCACAAAAGCAAACAACTAGCTGGATTCTTTTATTgaactacaaattaaaacaacaaattaaagttcaaatatttaaatagtagtGCGTTAGACGATTAGGCTCTTTTATTAAAGGGAAGTATAAAGTAGTCCAGAATCGAACATCTCTATTGtctagtctttttttttttttttaattcttcttttattatttttcagaatAGGTTTTGGTGATTACTATTGGGTTATTATTGAGAGTTATTGTTATCTTCCGGGGCAGTTTCTGTTAATCGAAATcgttaattaaaattttagaactCTTATTGGAAGAATGTTTTTccgttatttttttatattctaatttcaaTTGTAAGAAGTAGTCATTTTAGAATTTGGGTCTTGAATCGAATTTCAATGcatgaattaatatttaaaaaaaaaattactacaCGCAGTTTAGGTTACAAACTATTTTTTGCAAAGTTGACTATGAAATTGGagaaattaagtaatttataatGTTTGCAAAGGAAGAGACTAACATACTTCCAATTACACTATATCTCTATTATCATAATGTTAAGACTAAActaacttaaaataaattttatttaaaaagttatatcaaacgcagtctaattttattaacttgaaGAGATAatagttataaaaattattgttctaACTTAATTAGTACAAGTGGTATAAAGGTTAAGTGTGCACTAAAtctgtttaaatttttttcagtaTAACTAACAGAGGTCATTACTAGAATTATATTACTAGTCTATTagatagaaaaaattatttatattgttttatatttattaaaaaattttaaagtcaatctttttaattattatttaaaggatattataattaaaaaaaatttaatgtctttattaaaaatttaaaaatttaaaaatttaaaaatttacatgaccgctctataaatattgaaagtGTAACTGTCAttttctcatatatatatatatatatatatatatatatatatataaaccacGGTGGTGAagctttatttaatattaatgatttaaataacaatatcTCAATTAAAAATGTAGAGAGAAGAAATTTCGGTGGGTATATTAGTCTTTTACAATTATCATGATTAACCCTTCCTCTTGTAACGTTGGTcagaaaagttttaaaatgccttgatttcttttacttttaacGTTAGCGGCcttccttatattttattacaaattagtCCTAACAAGAAAAAGCGAGATCATATTCCAAAAAAGCAAAAGTGACAAAAAAACCAGctgtattcttttattaaactacaatttaaaatgattttaaagtGGATTCTTTTGAATACAGGTGGGGTAGTCGAATagtctttttcaaattcttgttttattatttttcaaaactagTTTTTGGTAATTACAATCGGGTCATTCATTAGTCATTATTCAGAGTTATTGTTATCTTCGGGGGCAGTGGGTAAAAGGCTAAATGATAATTACTAAGTGTTTTTCCTTCAAAAGTTAGTGGCTCGTGTTTTGCAAGTGTGTACGTGCGATGCTCTTTGTCTAAAGGCAATTACAGTGGGTCCCGAATCGGACGTGCCtaataaatcttttaaaaatttttctaataaatattcCTAAAATTTCTCTTCCACAGGCAATTACAGCAGCTTCAGTTAATCAAACtcaatcaattttctttcttaacaAAATTCCAAAGATGTGTGGCTGTTTTCAGATCACATGCGATGGTACTTTTTTCAATCGTTGCTTAGATTGCTTTCTTGGAAAAGCAGCATACATACGTAACCTCCAAGATAACCTCGTTGCCTTGGAGACTGAACTAAGGAAACTAATCGCAGCAAAGAACGATGTGATGACGGCGGTTGTCAATGCTGAACGGCAACAAATGAGAAGGCTGGAACGAGTGCAAGTGTGGGTTTCGAGTGTGGATTCTGTTAAAACTGGAGCC
This window contains:
- the LOC127903802 gene encoding uncharacterized protein LOC127903802, whose translation is MCSTFGGPPHERKLQQLNSSGGAAEKSDGFPEITVKTEWRSNALGKVVSEPPEELVPEHKANVVHWQQDDQTYNDEEDRFQALCRAVMEYRGTMKEYCKAAIDAFAQKGHVQAGKLLEQEN